Proteins encoded within one genomic window of Pithys albifrons albifrons isolate INPA30051 chromosome 9, PitAlb_v1, whole genome shotgun sequence:
- the FAM204A gene encoding protein FAM204A has translation MWSGLLPPGVSESDVDLSSDDGDDSPVSSSKNDAKEDPERAELSEFSGSGQESASSEPVVILRTDEASESQPCPPGISVNIWNKFVELQEKHHEMKMQAKQENRCRKRKRHRKAKQKKTDEVTKSNQQLENEEKWKELTQYFGINDRFESPVHSRAPQKSGLELSIEKSVAEGDIAKAEELSDRLAIRELGVKIAKAAACRNFVKAKQEAEAAQEAQKKKKLAWGFEAKKRWETKSNMGYM, from the exons ATGTGGAGTGGGCTGTTACCTCCGGGAGTGAGTGAAAGCGATGTTGATTTAAGTTCTGACGATGGAGACGATTCGCCTGTTTCCTCCTCGAAGAACGATGCAAAAGAAGATCCTGAAAGAGCTGAGCTTTCTGAATTCTCGGGGAGTGGACAGGAAAGTGCCAGCAGTGAACCTGTTGTGATACTGAGGACAGATGAAGCAAGTGAATCTCAGCCGTGCCCTCCTGGAATTTCTGTAAATATCTGGAAT AAATTTGTGGAGCTTCAGGAGAAGCAccatgaaatgaaaatgcaagcaaaacaggaaaacagatgCCGAAAAAGGAAGCGCCACCGAAAAG caaaacagaaaaagactgATGAAGTGACTAAGAG taaCCAACAGTTGGAAAACGAAGAGAAGTGGAAAGAACTTACACAATACTTTGGAATCAATGATAGATTTGAGTCACCTGTGCATAGCAGGGCTCCACAAAAG tcTGGCCTTGAACTTAGCATAGAGAAGTCTGTGGCTGAAGGTGACATTGCTAAGGCTGAGGAGCTGAGTGATAGATTAGCCATTCGTGAG CTTGGTGTGAAAATTGCCAAAGCAGCTGCTTGCCGCAACTTTGTAAAAGCCAAGCAAGAAGCAGAGGCTGCCCAAGAagctcaaaagaaaaagaagcttgCTTGGGG ATTTGAAGCCAAGAAAAGAtgggaaacaaaaagcaacatgGGATACATGTAA